In Streptomyces sp. Li-HN-5-11, the sequence AGTCCCGTTCCCACTCGGCCAGCCGGCGCCGCAGGGCGACCCGGCGGACGGCTGAGCGGCCGATGAGAACCACGGCGGCGGCACCGGCCGTGGCGCCGAGGCCCATGGAGACGGTGTGCTGCCACACCGAGGTGTCGTCCGGCGGCGGCGGAACGCTGCGGCCCCGGGAATCGAACCACACGTCGACGAAGTCACCGCGCCGGGTTCCCGCCGGGACACGGGCCTCACCGGTGCGTGGCTGCTGACCGGGTTCGGTCCATCGCACCCTCACCCGGTAGGAGTGCTGCCGGCCGCCCTGCACCGAGGGCAGCGGCGCGGGCGTGCCGCCGACGACCTCGGCGTGGACGCGATGCCGGTCGGTGCGCTGCGCCGTCGCGAGCGCCCGCGCCTCGTCATGGGCCCGACGGCCCACGAGCGCTCCGAGCAGGGGCGCGCCGAGGAACAGCAGGACCGCGAAGGCCAGCGCGGTCCAGGTTTCGACCACGTCCGACCGGCGCCGCAGCGGATTGTGCCGCCGGCTCCGCCTTCCGTATCGCGTGCGCGCCTCCACACCGGTCTCGTACCCCGTTACGCGGACATCGCGCCTCCCGGCGGAGCACCGTGATCCAGGACACCGCCCGCGTCCGGGCGTTGGGGTAGGGTGGCCTGTGGCCGCGGACAACCCCGGTCGCAGGTGGCCGAGGAGGTGAGACCCATTACCGCTGTGTCAGGTCGGGTGCTCTCCTCTCATGTCGGCGCGGATCGCCGGCAGTAGGGGACCGTGGGAGCGCCCTTCGGCTCCCGAAAGGTTTCGGCATTCATGCCCGCACTGCCTCCTCCTTCTGCGTCTTCCTCATCTCCGTCCTCCTCGTCTGCGCGTTCTTCTTCCGCGTCCCCGTCGCCGTCCGTCGTGGGGACCTCCCGCGCCGCGGTCGTCGCCGCGCTGCGCGCCGCCGGATGCGTGTTCGCCGAGGACGAGGCCGAGCTGATCCTCGCCGGAGCGCGTACGCCGGACGAGGTCACGGACCTGGTGGGCCGGCGCGTCGGCGGACTGCCCCTCGAACAGGTCCTCGGCTGGGCCGAGTTCCACGGCCTGCGTGTCGCCGTGGAGCCGGGTGTCTTCGTGCCCCGGCGCCGTACCGAGTTCCTGGTCGACGAGGCCCTGGCCCAGGCCCCGGGCGCGTCCGTCGTGGTGGACCTGTGCTGCGGTTCGGGCGCGGTGGGCGCCGCGCTCGCCGCCGTACTCGGCCCGGTCGAGCTGCACGCCGCCGACATCGACCCGGCCGCGGTGCGCTGCGCCCGGCGCAATGTGGGCCCGTTCGGCGGCCGGGTCCACTCGGGAGACCTGTTCGCGGCGCTCCCCGCCGGACTGCGCGGCCGGGTCGGCATCCTCGCGGCCAACGTCCCCTACGTTCCCTCGCGGGAGGTCGGCCTCCTCCCGGCGGAGGCCCGCGACCACGAACCGCTGGTCGCCCTCGACGGCGGCGCCGACGGTTTGGACGTCCTGCGTCGCGTCACGGCCGAGGCTCCCGGCTGGCTCGCGCCCGGCGGCTGCCTCCTGGCCGAGACGAGTGAACGTCAGGCTCAGGCGGCCCTGCGGGTCTTCACCCGGGCCGGGCTGACCGCACGCCTGGCCGTCTCCGAAGAGCTCTGCGCGAACGTGGTCATCGGCGTGAAGCCGTAGGGCCTGTCCGACGATTCCCTGCCCGCGGCCTCGCGCTGCCTACGGCAAGGCCTGGGCGCGGGCGATGAGCAGGGCCACGTCGTCGGGGTTGTCCGGCTGGTGCAGTGTGCGCAGCAGGAGGTCGCAGAGCTCCTCCAGCGGGCGCGTCGGTCCGTCGAGCAGGGCCAGCAACTCCTCCAGGCGCTCGTCCAGCGGCTGCCGGCGCGTCTCGACGAGGCCGTCGGTGTACAGCACGAGCTGGTCGCCGGGTTCCAGGTCCACGGTGGTGGTCGAGAAGGCGACGCCCCCCACGCCGAGCGGTACGCCGGTGGGCAGGTCCAGGAGCTCCGGCGGGCGGCCCACACGGACCCGGACCGGCGGCAGGTGACCGGCGTTGGCGATCCGGCACTCCCGCCGGTGCGGGTCGTGCACCGCGTACAGACAGGTGGCGATGGAGTGGTCCAGTCCGTCCGTGATCCGGTCGAGGTGCTCCAGGATCTTCGCGGGATCGAGGTCGAGCGAGGTCAGGGCCTTCGTCGCGGTGCGCAGCCGTCCCATCGTGGCCGCGGCGCTGATGCCGCTGCCCATGACGTCCCCGACGACGAGCGCCGTCTTGTCGCCCTCCAGCGGGATCACGTCGAACCAGTCGCCGCCCACCTCGACGGTGGCGCCCGCGGGCTGGTAGCGGGAGGCGACCTCGAGCCCGCCGGTGACGGACGGGTGACTGGGCAGCAGGCTTCGCTGCAGGGTGAGGGCGGTGTCGCGGGCGTTCTGGTACCAGCGGGCGTTGTCGATCTGCACGGCCGCGCGGGCGGCCAGTTCCCGGGCCAGCAGGACGTCGTCCTCGCTGAAGGGCAGCGGATTGCGGGTCCGTTTGAGGTCCAGGGCACCCAGCACCTCGCCGCGCGCGATGAGCGGCACGGCGAGATACGAGTGCACGCCCGCGCGGGCCAGCAGCACGGCCGCCTCCGGGGAGCGGGCGATCGCAGCCAGGTCCTCGTCCTTCACCTGTGCCAGCAGCACCGGGCGCCCGGTGCGCACGCACTCCGTGATGAGGCGGTCGGGGCCGTAGCGGGCGACCTCCCCGGAGGGATCGGCCGCCTCCAGGCCGGCGGCACCGTGGTCGGCCCGTACCGCCAGCGCACGGATCACCGCGGGCTCGGTGGGCCCGAGGCTGCTGCGGCGTCCCGCGACCACCGCGTCCAGAAGGTCCACCGCCGCCACGTCGGCTAGTTCGGGCACGGCGACATCGGCCAGCTCCCGGGCCGTGCGGTCCAGGTCCAGGGTGGTGCCGATACGGGCCGAGGCGTCGGCGATCAGGGCCAGACGCCGGCGCGCGGTCTCCGCCTCGATGCCCGCGCGGTACTGCTCGGTGATGTCCAGGACCGACGCGGCCACGCCCAGCACCGTGCCGAGCGCGTCCTCCAGCCGGTACAGCGAGACCGACCAGGCGTGGTCCTCGTCCGGGTCTGCCGGGGTGCGGCCGACGCTCGACACGTCGACCAGGGGCTGCCCGTTCGCCAGCACCTGGCGTGCCGCGGACTCCAGGCTGTCGGCGTCCAGGCCCGGCAGCACCTCGCGGATCGTGCGGCCGATGTGATCCTCGGCCGGTACGCCGTCGATCCGCTCCAGCGCCGGATTGACCGAGACGTACCGCAGCCGGGTGTCCAGCACGGCCAGCCCGATCGGCGACTGCGACACGATCCGCGCCGACAGTGCCACCTCGCGCTCCAGCCGCCGTACGGTCGACTGGTCGGCGGCGAGCCCCAGCGCGTAGACGTCGCCCCGGTCGTCCAGCAGCCGCATGTTGCGGAACTCCACCAGGCGCGTGCTGCCGTCCCGGTGCTTGATGGGGAAGGCGCCCGCCCAGCCCTCGCCGGTCTGCAGGACGTCGGCGAACAGCTTGACGACCAGGTCGAGGTACTGCTCGTCGACCATGATCCGGGCCGCGTACTGGCCGAGCGCCTCCTGTGCGGAGTAGCCGAAGAGCTCCTCGGCCTGCGGACTCCACAGGACGATGCGCCCCTGCGCGTCCAGGACCACCGAGGCCACGCCCAGCACGTCGAGCAGCCCGCTCGGCCGTACGGGCCCGCGCACGGGCTCGTCACCCTCGGCCAGGGGAGCCCCGGCTGCAGTCATCCCACGCACCGCCTTCGCCCGTCCACGCGGTCCACCGTCCCCGGTGCCGACACACCCAGTTGTACCGCGCCCACGCTCATCTCTCCGACGGTCCGTCGCTTCCCTCCACCATCCCCCAACACAACGGCGTCCGTCCCGCCGAGTCGGCCGTAAGGGCCCCACCGCGAGGATGCCTCGGACGCGACCAGGGGGTGGAGGACCGCCGCCGGTGGTGCTCCCGCGCCTGCCGGTGCTTTGCTGAGGGTGGGGCGCGCCTGCGGGGAACCCGTGCCGTACCGCAGCGCGCCACGAGAGGAGCGATCACCATGGACAGCGAGCGAGTGCACCCGGAACCCGTCTCGGTGGAGCTCAGCGGATGCAGCAAGGAAGACGCCCGGATCGTGTTCGACGCCCTGTGCGCCTGCTTCTCGTCCGACCGGTGCGCGGACGACGTACCCCGCGACTGCCACCAGGTGCGCCCGACGGTGTGGCTCGGCACCTTCGACGTGGCCGAAGCCCACGGGGCGGACTGCGGTCCGGCCCGCCTCGGCGCGTCCGTCGTCGCCGACGTGCAGGGCGGCTACTGGGCGATCGACCGGTTCCGTACGGCCCTGGACTCCCTGTTCACCGTCCAGGACCTGTCCTCCGCCTCCGGCGACCAGGAGCGGGAGCTGCACGTACGCCTCGAAAGCCGCTAGCCGGCTGCCGCCCTCCCGGAACGGACCCCGGTGACCCTTGGGCCACCGGGGTGATCCCTGCTCCGGTCCCGGCCTCCCTCGCCCCCGGACCCGTCCCCGCGCGCACTCCGGTTGTGCAACTAGTTGCAAAATGGTGCGGTCGTCGTCTACAACTACAGGCACGACACCGCGCACGGAGGGGCCGATGAGCCGTTACCCGCACCTGCTGAGCCCGCTCGACCTGGGCTTCACCACCCTGCCCAACCGCGTCCTCATGGGCTCCATGCACGTCGGCCTGGAGGAGGCCGAGCGCGGCTTCGAACGGATGGCCGCGTTCTACGCCGCCCGGGCCCGCGGGGGAGTGGGACTGATCGTCACCGGCGGCATCGCGCCCAACGAGGAGGGGCGGCCGTACGAGGGCGGCGCGAAGCTCACCACCGGGGAAGAGGCCGACCAGCACCGGCAGATCACCGACGCCGTGCACCGCGAGGGCGGCCGGATCGCGATGCAGATCCTGCACTTCGGCCGGTACGCCTACCACCGCGACCTGGTCGCCCCGAGCCCCCTCCAGGCGCCCATCAGCCCCTTCGTGCCCCGCGAGCTCACAGACGCCGACGTCGAGCGGACCATCGACGACTACGCCCGCACCGCCCGCCTCGCACGGCGGGCGGGCTACGACGGCGTGGAGATCATGGGCTCCGAGGGCTACCTCATCAACGAGTTCATCGCCGCGGGGACCAACCACCGCACCGACCGCTGGGGCGGCTCCTACGACAACCGCATGCGCTTTCCGGTCGAGATCGTCCGGCGCGTCCGCGAGGCCGTCGGCGAGGACTTCATCGTCGTCTACCGCCTGTCCATGCTGGACCTCGTCCCGGGCGGCTCCACACTCGACGAGGTGATCACGCTCGCCAAGGCCGTCGAGGCCGCCGGGGCCACGATCATCAACACCGGTATCGGCTGGCACGAGGCCCGCATCCCCACCATCGCCACCTCCGTGCCGCGCGGCGCCTACACCTGGGTCACCAGGAAGCTGATGGGCGAGGTGTCGATCCCGCTCGTGACGACCAACCGCATCAACACCCCCGAGCTGGCGGAGGAGTTGCTCGCCGAGGGGTACGCGGACATGGTGTCCATGGCCCGCCCGATGCTCGCCGACCCCGACTTCGTCGCCAAGGCCGCGGCCGGGAAGCCCGAGGCCATCAACACCTGCATCGGCTGCAACCAGGCCTGCCTCGACCACACCTTCAGCGGGAAACTCACCTCCTGCCTGGTCAACCCGCGCGCCTGCCACGAGACCGAACTGATCCTCTCCCCGACCCGGCTGAGGAAGCGCGTCGCCGTCGTCGGCGCCGGACCGGCCGGACTCGCCTGCGCCGTGTCCGCGGCCGAACGCGGCCACCACGTCACCCTCTTCGACGCCGCGAGCGAGATCGGCGGCCAGCTCAACGTGGCCCGCAAGGTCCCGGGCAAGCAGGAGTTCGACGAGACGCTGCGCTACTTCCGCCACCAGCTCGACGCCCACGGTGTGGACGTACGCCTGAACACCCCTGTCGGGGCAGGCGACTTGGCGGACTACGACGAGGTGGTCGTCGCCACGGGCGTCACCCCGCGCACACCGGACATCCCGGGCGTCGACCACCCGAGCGTCATCGGCTACCTCGACGTCCTGCGCGGCGAGGCGCCCGTCGGTGACCGCGTCGCCGTCCTCGGTGCCGGCGGCATCGGCTTCGACGTCGCCGAGTTCCTGACCGACGGCGGCGACGGAGCGAGCGAGGACCCGGAGGCGTACTTCCGTCAGTGGGGCGTCGACATGGACTACCAGGCGCCCGGCGGTCTCGCCGCTCCGAAGCGCACCGCCCCGCCGCGCACCGTGCACCTGCTGCAGCGCAAGACGTCGAAGGTCGGCGCGGGCCTCGGCAAGACCACCGGCTGGATCCACCGGACCGAGCTCAAGCACCGCGGCGTCACCATGGTCCCGGGCGTGCGCTACGACCGCATCGACGACGCCGGACTGCACATCACGGTCGGCGAGGAGTCCACCGTCCTGCCCGTCGACACCGTCGTGCTGTGCACCGGCCAGGAGCCGCGCCGCGACCTGTACGAGGAACTCGTCGCCGCGGGACGCAGCGCCCACCTCATCGGCGGCGCCGACGTGGCCGCCGAACTGGACGCCAAGCGCGCCATCAAGCAGGGCACGGAGCTGGCGGCGGCCCTGTAGGGGCCGTCCGGCCGTCCCTAGGATGACCGTATGTCACTCCCGCACGCGATCCTCACCGCCCTCCTCGAGAGGCCGTCCTCGGGGCTCGAGCTGACGCGCCGCTTCGACAGGTCGATCGGCTACTTCTGGTCGGCCACGCATCAGCAGATCTATCGCGAGCTGGGAAGGCTGGAGGCCGACGGCCTGATCCGCGCCCTGCCGGCCGAGCAGCCGGCCCGCGGGCAGAAGAAGAGCTACGAGGTCCTGCCCGCGGGCCGTGCCGAACTGGCCCGCTGGACCGCCGCGTCCCAGGACCCGAAACCGCACCGCGACGCGCTGCTGCTCAGGCTGCGCGCCGCGGCCGTGGTCGGCACCCCGGGCCTCGAAGCGGACCTCAGGCGCCATCTGGAACTGCACGAACGGCAGTTGGCCGAGTACCGGGAGATCGAACAGCGTGACTTCCCGCCCGGCCGGGACAGCCCGCAGGACCGGCTGCGCCACCTGGTGCTGCGGGCCGGCATCGACCTGGAGACCTTCTGGACGCAGTGGCTCACGCACGCGCTCCAGGAGTTCACCGAGCTGCCCGGCCGCG encodes:
- a CDS encoding putative protein N(5)-glutamine methyltransferase, which translates into the protein MPALPPPSASSSSPSSSSARSSSASPSPSVVGTSRAAVVAALRAAGCVFAEDEAELILAGARTPDEVTDLVGRRVGGLPLEQVLGWAEFHGLRVAVEPGVFVPRRRTEFLVDEALAQAPGASVVVDLCCGSGAVGAALAAVLGPVELHAADIDPAAVRCARRNVGPFGGRVHSGDLFAALPAGLRGRVGILAANVPYVPSREVGLLPAEARDHEPLVALDGGADGLDVLRRVTAEAPGWLAPGGCLLAETSERQAQAALRVFTRAGLTARLAVSEELCANVVIGVKP
- a CDS encoding SpoIIE family protein phosphatase; the encoded protein is MTAAGAPLAEGDEPVRGPVRPSGLLDVLGVASVVLDAQGRIVLWSPQAEELFGYSAQEALGQYAARIMVDEQYLDLVVKLFADVLQTGEGWAGAFPIKHRDGSTRLVEFRNMRLLDDRGDVYALGLAADQSTVRRLEREVALSARIVSQSPIGLAVLDTRLRYVSVNPALERIDGVPAEDHIGRTIREVLPGLDADSLESAARQVLANGQPLVDVSSVGRTPADPDEDHAWSVSLYRLEDALGTVLGVAASVLDITEQYRAGIEAETARRRLALIADASARIGTTLDLDRTARELADVAVPELADVAAVDLLDAVVAGRRSSLGPTEPAVIRALAVRADHGAAGLEAADPSGEVARYGPDRLITECVRTGRPVLLAQVKDEDLAAIARSPEAAVLLARAGVHSYLAVPLIARGEVLGALDLKRTRNPLPFSEDDVLLARELAARAAVQIDNARWYQNARDTALTLQRSLLPSHPSVTGGLEVASRYQPAGATVEVGGDWFDVIPLEGDKTALVVGDVMGSGISAAATMGRLRTATKALTSLDLDPAKILEHLDRITDGLDHSIATCLYAVHDPHRRECRIANAGHLPPVRVRVGRPPELLDLPTGVPLGVGGVAFSTTTVDLEPGDQLVLYTDGLVETRRQPLDERLEELLALLDGPTRPLEELCDLLLRTLHQPDNPDDVALLIARAQALP
- a CDS encoding NADPH-dependent 2,4-dienoyl-CoA reductase; its protein translation is MSRYPHLLSPLDLGFTTLPNRVLMGSMHVGLEEAERGFERMAAFYAARARGGVGLIVTGGIAPNEEGRPYEGGAKLTTGEEADQHRQITDAVHREGGRIAMQILHFGRYAYHRDLVAPSPLQAPISPFVPRELTDADVERTIDDYARTARLARRAGYDGVEIMGSEGYLINEFIAAGTNHRTDRWGGSYDNRMRFPVEIVRRVREAVGEDFIVVYRLSMLDLVPGGSTLDEVITLAKAVEAAGATIINTGIGWHEARIPTIATSVPRGAYTWVTRKLMGEVSIPLVTTNRINTPELAEELLAEGYADMVSMARPMLADPDFVAKAAAGKPEAINTCIGCNQACLDHTFSGKLTSCLVNPRACHETELILSPTRLRKRVAVVGAGPAGLACAVSAAERGHHVTLFDAASEIGGQLNVARKVPGKQEFDETLRYFRHQLDAHGVDVRLNTPVGAGDLADYDEVVVATGVTPRTPDIPGVDHPSVIGYLDVLRGEAPVGDRVAVLGAGGIGFDVAEFLTDGGDGASEDPEAYFRQWGVDMDYQAPGGLAAPKRTAPPRTVHLLQRKTSKVGAGLGKTTGWIHRTELKHRGVTMVPGVRYDRIDDAGLHITVGEESTVLPVDTVVLCTGQEPRRDLYEELVAAGRSAHLIGGADVAAELDAKRAIKQGTELAAAL
- a CDS encoding PadR family transcriptional regulator, which encodes MSLPHAILTALLERPSSGLELTRRFDRSIGYFWSATHQQIYRELGRLEADGLIRALPAEQPARGQKKSYEVLPAGRAELARWTAASQDPKPHRDALLLRLRAAAVVGTPGLEADLRRHLELHERQLAEYREIEQRDFPPGRDSPQDRLRHLVLRAGIDLETFWTQWLTHALQEFTELPGRDPA